The proteins below are encoded in one region of Drosophila santomea strain STO CAGO 1482 chromosome 2R, Prin_Dsan_1.1, whole genome shotgun sequence:
- the LOC120444381 gene encoding parafibromin, whose product MDPILKTLSQTMTVEAIAMIKAKRLAMKQCVDVAGRQRRAQQRENDRQVGDVQADLCKRAMERERPFRVFEEQLLGESEMTAAQEYLHLVYDSKRRCMHSTPKESTPIVVREVPIVPIVPPQPETWTVPPREKSKYNRYGQERFLKEQQEFGINPQGSHLERATTLRASPKTGERKRARSLSVPSHQGAKKAISGCRPTNPRSRMPIIVVPAALTSLVTLYNAKELLQEMRYVPLKQAHRQMHHGQHLDEVIVEHRFQGELVSYRVIDNVTRLTPGEWERVAAVFAMGPHWQFKGWPQGADPAVIFHQVCAFHLHFKDTPVCKELCNLQLHPLALSPNERHSDCGIMMEFWNKLDHHMAVRARQFAFIRQK is encoded by the exons ATGGACCCCATTCTGAAGACCCTTAGCCAGACCATGACTGTGGAGGCCATAGCGATGATCAAGGCCAAGCGACTGGCCATGAAGCAGTGCGTCGATGTGGCCGGCAGGCAGAGGAGGGCGCAGCAGCGGGAGAACGACCGCCAGGTGGGCGACGTGCAGGCGGACCTCTGCAAGCGGGCCATGGAGCGCGAGCGGCCGTTCCGCGTCttcgaggagcagctgctgggAGAGAGCGAGATGACCGCTGCTCAGGAGTACCTCCACCTCGTCTACGATTCCAAGAGGCGATGCATGCACTCCACGCCGAAGGAGTCTACCCCGATAGTCGTAAGGGAAGTGCCGATAGTACCGATAGTGCCGCCCCAGCCGGAGACCTGGACAGTGCCGCCTAGGGAAAAGTCCAAGTACAATCGCTATGGCCAGGAGAGATTCCtcaaggagcagcaggagttCGGCATCAATCCGCAGGGCAGCCACTTGGAGAGGGCCACGACCTTACGCGCCAGTCCAAAAACTGGGGAGCGCAAGAGAGCCCGATCTTTGAGTGTTCCTAGCCATCAGGGGGCCAAGAAAGCCATCAGTGGGTGTCGTCCCACGAATCCTCGCTCCCGAATGCCCATCATTGTGGTTCCGGCGGCACTGACGAGCCTGGTCACCCTGTACAATGccaaggagctgctgcaggagATGCGCTACGTGCCCCTGAAACAAGCCCACCGCCAGATGCACCATGGCCAGCATCTCGATGAGGTCATAGTCGAGCATCGATTTCAG gGCGAGCTGGTGAGCTACCGGGTCATCGACAACGTGACCCGCCTGACCCCCGGCGAGTGGGAGCGAGTGGCCGCGGTGTTCGCCATGGGACCCCACTGGCAATTCAAGGGCTGGCCGCAGGGCGCTGACCCCGCCGTCATCTTCCACCAGGTGTGCGCCTTCCATCTGCACTTCAAGGATACGCCGGTGTGCAAGGAGCTGTGCAACCTGCAGCTGCACCCCCTGGCCCTCTCGCCCAACGAGCGGCACTCGGACTGCGGCATCATGATGGAGTTCTGGAACAAACTGGACCACCACATGGCCGTCCGTGCCCGTCAGTTTGCGTTCATCAGGCAGAAGTAG